CCGATTCCCGATTCCCGAGTCCCGATTCCCGAGTCCCGATTCCCGAGTCCCGATATACTAGACGCATGGTCCTTCTCGCCGCACTGGTCTTCGCGACCACCCCCCAAGCGCAGCCCGCGCTGCCCAACCGCATCCTGATCATGAGCCGGACCCTGGGGTACCGCCACGACTCGATTCCCACGGGGGTCGCCGAAGTGACGGCGCTGGCCAAAGCCCACGGCATCGAGGTCGAGGCCACCGAGGATTCCACCAAGTTCACGCATGAAAACTTGAAACGATTTGGCGCCGTGGTGTTCTTGAGCACGACGGGCGACATCCTCGATGAGGCGCAGCAACTGGCCTTGCGGCGGTTTGTGGGCATGGGCGGAGGGTACATGGGCATCCACGCCGCGGCGGACACCGAATACGACTGGCCATGGTACCGGGATCTGGTGGGCGCCTGGTTCCTGTCGCACCCCGCGATCCAGCAGGCGAAGATCGAGGTCGTGGACCACGAGCATCCGTCGACGAAGCACTTGCCCGCGGTGTGGACGCGCACCGACGAGTGGTACGACTTCCGCGCCCTCCCTCCGGCGGACGCGCGCATCCTGCTCAAGCTCGACAACTCGAGCTACCAGGGCAGCAAGATGGGCGACAACCACCCCACGGCCTGGTGCCGCGAAGTGGACGGCGGGCGTTCGTTCTACACGGGCGGCGGCCACACGAAGGAGTCGTACGCGGAGCCGGATTTCCAGAAGCACCTCGAGGGCGGCCTCCTCTGGGTCCTCCACAAAGCCTAACCCTTCGGCTTCGCCACCACCACGAACTGCCAGTACTTCGAGTCCTCGAAACGGTTGCCCGTGAGCAGGTTCAGCAGTTTGAGCTTGCGCCCGTAGTTGGCGTTCACCCCTTGCAGTGAAACGACCGAGAAGTCGGCCTCCTCGAACAGTCGCGGGATGCTCTTCTTCGTGAAGAACCGCAGGTGGGTGCGGTCGAAGATGCCCTCCTCGCGGTACCGGAAGTCGCCCTCCCAGACAATGTGGGCCAGCGCCTCCCAATAACGGAGGTTGGGCAACGAGGCGACCACGCATCCTCCGGGCGCCAGAAGTCGCGCGGCGTCCCGTAAGGTCGCTGCAGGTTCGGCCAGGTGCTCCAAGACGTCGGCGAAGACGACGGCGTCGAACGAGGCGGCCTCAAGGGTAGGCATGAGGAGGCGGCAGTCGCCGATCAGCACTTTGTCGAGGCGCGCGGCTGCGTGAGGTTCCATGTCAGGGTTCATCTCGATGCCCCAGACTTCCGCCCCGCGCTCCAGGCGAAGGGTTTGGCCGAACACGCCCGCGCCACACCCCACATCCAGGATGCGCCCGGCGTCCCGGGGAACAAACGCCGCCACCTCGGGCCGCGGGCCCTTGTAGTAAAGCGGAACCCCGTCCAAAGACGTCGGCTGCATGAGCGCCAGTCTATCCCTTCCCCCGCAGACCCCCATCGCGCACATAGCGTCCTTTGCCTGCAACTCCCCCCGCGCC
This portion of the Fimbriimonadaceae bacterium genome encodes:
- a CDS encoding class I SAM-dependent methyltransferase, which produces MQPTSLDGVPLYYKGPRPEVAAFVPRDAGRILDVGCGAGVFGQTLRLERGAEVWGIEMNPDMEPHAAARLDKVLIGDCRLLMPTLEAASFDAVVFADVLEHLAEPAATLRDAARLLAPGGCVVASLPNLRYWEALAHIVWEGDFRYREEGIFDRTHLRFFTKKSIPRLFEEADFSVVSLQGVNANYGRKLKLLNLLTGNRFEDSKYWQFVVVAKPKG
- a CDS encoding ThuA domain-containing protein, whose translation is MVLLAALVFATTPQAQPALPNRILIMSRTLGYRHDSIPTGVAEVTALAKAHGIEVEATEDSTKFTHENLKRFGAVVFLSTTGDILDEAQQLALRRFVGMGGGYMGIHAAADTEYDWPWYRDLVGAWFLSHPAIQQAKIEVVDHEHPSTKHLPAVWTRTDEWYDFRALPPADARILLKLDNSSYQGSKMGDNHPTAWCREVDGGRSFYTGGGHTKESYAEPDFQKHLEGGLLWVLHKA